AAAGGGCGCGGGGGCAGCTGGCGCAATCGCAAGGCGACATCCTGGCATGTGCCGCCGCCGTTGCATGTGTATTAATCTAGCTGAATAATCGTTGCACACCTCCCTGAACTGAGGAGCTCCATGATGTACGCTATATCGCTGAAGGGGATCTTTGCCTCAAATTTATCTATCTTGGTCATCCTATTTGCATTTTATCTTAGATGTGAAAACAGTCATATTAGTTGCTAAAATTTCTGAAGTGTTAAAGCTGTTTCTTATCTGAATTTGTTGGTGCGAGATTGATGCAAGAATTGTAGTAAGCCTACATATTTTGCTTGGCACACTTGATCACAACACAGTGCAAGAATTAAATGGTAAAGCTAGCCTATGAAACAGTGAAATGAAACTGTGTATTAAGAGACCCTGTTCATTCTAAGTGTCACTTCTTGCAAACGGGGACATAAAACCTGCCACTGAGACTGGCCTGATAATCCACCAAACAGCCCCAGTCTGCCGACTGCCGTTAGTCgtcctctagctagataggagcACTGCTTGATGCCCCTTTGAAGTACTTTTTAACCCAAGTTCATCACAATTCATCCATGAGACTAATCCTTATGTACTAAAAGATATTGTTAGTCATTTATTAGGCATGTCGTGATACAACCACAAAGTTCGCATTACAAATTTACAACGATAGTGATCCTTACACACATGACTTGCCCTGTTCTGCAGCACTGCTTCAGCAGtgcttttcagcgaacgaacagtgttttcctctcacaacatttcagcgtAAGCCAGGTTCAGACCCCAGGCGGCAGGCACTCGAGTCAAGATACACTGACCAGACAGGAATATGCCACTGTAAAACATCACTAACTAGAAGGAAAATCGCGTGGTTAATTATGACTCACGACGGCAAACAAGTGGACAGAAGTGATTTACAGCTTCAAACTACCATGATGGCCCAACACAACATTTGTGGACCCAAAGCTACAAAACCAcataaattttcataaattaaaaTATTGTCATCAGTCTGGAACAAATAACAAAAACAGCTAACACCTTTCAAGCACCTCAAAAAACTGGTGTTTTGAACAACCTGACAAACCAATGAATAGGAACAAAGGTTAAACAGTATTCATTCATGACTTCTGTTATAATTATCCAGTACATACTGAGCACAGTGTCCTGAATTTTCACCTCCTACAGGAACAAAGTTGTGCTACTGTACATTTTCGCGAAGGAAGGAAAAAGAAACAAGAAGGATCTGCTGTCAGATATATCTCCAAATAATTTACTGCTCTCAAATAGCGCACTGCATACATTTCATCTTATTTCCTGACTAGTGTTGTTCAGTCCAACCTATTAGATGAAATCTCCATAATGTCCTAGTGGTCTGACATAGAAATATGTTACTGTGCCCTTCAGAAGAAATGTGCAAGGAGCACTTTTCTTGGAATATCAGATTGGAGTGAAATCCAAGCTGCTCACAGGTGGACAGTGCATCAGCTTTCTTCTGTTCCATTAGTTCTGCTTTCAGATGATAGATCACAGTTTGGTCCAGCAGTAATGCTGCTAGCCACATTCAGTTCATTGTTTCTGTTTCCAGAAACTGCATGGCCATTTTGTACAGGGTTCCTGTTACCTGCTGCACATTGGCTAGAAGGTGTTCCAGCATTCCTTTTACCTAGAATCTCTAGTTTTTTGGCCTTATGTTTTTTGCCTCCAATATGAGCGCCGAAATTGAACTCAGTGACACAATCAACCTTGCAAATTTTGCACCAAAAGGATGGCACCACATTTGGTCTGGGGCACTGCAGAATCTGTGATGGAAGATGCGGAACTTTCACCTTTTTCTTTGAGGGATACCAATTTTGAGGCTGTTTCTGTCCAGTTACACAACTGAAACTAGACTGCTGTGGAGGCACACTGGTCTCAGGAGCTAATTTTCTCTTAATCACATCAGGTACTGATCCTGTACTGGCATCCTGAAAATTGAAAGTATTTATTAGTTATGAAAAATGGGAACTTAGCATGAAGAATCCTACAAAAAAAAACATCATAGGCCAAAATATCATGCTTCCAGACAACACAGATTTTGAGCACCTAATAAAACAGTGAATATAGCTACAACTGATAAGTATGTAATTTGTTTTCCATAATGGATAGGTTTTGGTTTCCAGAATTGTTCATAAAGGAATAAAATGGAAAATGTGTTTTTTTTAATAAGTAAAGGTGACTATGTGTTGACAGAACGGAGAAAAGGAGAACCAAACCAAGCTAGACCCTGGCTCTCCATGTCTAAACACTAATGAAAACTAAAATACATCCCTACCACAGGACCATTGGAACTCTAAACATCAGGGCTGTACCAACTCACTGTACTATTGCAAGCAATTACAGGCTAGATTGCCACAACTGTGGAACTATGGAAGCTGAAGTATTCTGGTTATCTGAAGTAAAGATTTCTGAATCAGAAGCTGAACAGAACACTAAAGAAAAAACAACTGTATGCCAAAAGGAAAATGCATGGCCAGAACCATTTCATTCATGATTTTATGATATAGAAAGCCCTAAAGTGGAAAAAAAATGTCATTTACAAAACCATCCTTGCATTCCAACAACTGAAGATTAAAGCCTTGTGTGTGTTATTCCagagaaagaataaaaacaaaatctGAAAACAGTAAACAGGATAGTAACTTATGGAGCTAAAATGTTGATCCCAATTCCCAAAACTGATCACAACTTGAGCACTGTTAATGAGTTCCACGTAGTTTGAAGTGGCAATTCAGAACAAACAAACAGTAAATACAACGCGTGCATCTATCTGAAGCCATCACTGTGTGCGCCTACTTGCATCTGAAAAAAAAGGTGGGACTGAGCACTAACCGAGAGAACAAATGGCCCAGTTATGCAATCGGAAGCTGAACAGACACTAAAGAAAAAACAACTGTACGCCAAAAGAAAATGCATGGCCAGAACCATTTCATTCATGGTTTTCTGATGTAGAAAGCCCTAAAGTGGAAAAAAATGTCATTTGCAAAACCATCCCGGCATTCCAACTACTGAAGATTCAAGCCTTGTGTGGCTTACTCCAGAGACACAACAAAAACAAAAATCTGGAAAGAACAAATGAGACAGTAACTTATGGAGCTAAAATGTTGATACAAAATTGATCATAACTTAGGCACTGATAATGAGTTCCAGGTAATTTGAAGCGGCAATTcagaacaaacaaacaaacagtaAACACAGCGTGGGCATCTAACTGAAGCCATCACTGTCTGCGCCTACTTGCATCTGAAAAATAAAAACGTGGGATTGAGCACTAATTGAGAGAGCAAATGGCCGAGTTATGCCAATGTAAAATTCATCCACGGACCACATACCCCTAAATTCCTTGAAGCATGTTTGCTAACTGTAATGCTTAGTAGTAATAcaaagttctttttttttttgacacataGTAATACAAAGTTCATCAAACCAGAAACCTTACTCTCTGCATTTCAGGGGCTCCACAAATTCCAACGAGCAGATGCGGGTGGGTCCTCTCCACCCACTTGCGGTACTCCATCTCCCTCCTCAGAGCCTCCTCGAAGGTGATGGTAGCACAAACCGATGATGGTGCATTAGATCTCTGCATGCTTGAAGGCAGCAACTAACCACGCCTGCTCACAGGAACCAAGTGATCCTCAGCTATCAAATGGCCACCTATCGTAACTGAAGCAtagttttttctttaaaaaaaacgaAATTAGTAGGGACAATGGATTGTAATtcgatcagatccgaatacaactGGGATaagctagggtttgggtgcttggtttcgcacagcaggaagggaagagatGGGTTGAGcctacctggtgggtgctcgtcgccagCGAAGGGCCCGACGGAGAGCAGGCACCGGCGGCGGCGTCGGTTGCCCAGTCGTGCCGAGTCAACTGACAGAGAAGGGCGCGGGTGGATGGGTTGGGGGGGTTGGGTTTTTTTTTTGGTGGGGGAAGGAGGACAGGCAGGGGCCGCAGCACTTTCGCCCCCCGTTCGCGTGCGGCTTTGATACGCttttttttttcatccgaaatAATATTTCTTTCACAAATTTCTCTAATTCATCCGGATTTCttcaaattcctccaagcgaatggAGCCTTTGCCTGTTTCTTCCGTTTTTTCATCGAACCGTTTCTCCCAGGGTGATGAACCGACGATGATGAATCCGCAAATGCTGTGTCAGGGTGTCCCGGATGCCTGGCCTACGGACGAGCGGTCCAGCCCCGCAGCGGTTCTTCCCGCGACTCAATCCAAACATTTGAACGGTCCGACTCTCCCATTCCGCATTGTTCCGGTGCCTCTACACGTCTCTCCCGTTCTCCTCCGCCCTCCAGGCCTCCACGACTCCGCCTCTTGGTCTCTGACCCGCACAACGAACCCGAAATGACGCGTCGTCTCCTTACTGTCCTCCTCGCGGCgtcgctcctgctcctgctcgccCGCCTAAACTCTGCCTCGTCACCGCCCGCCACCACCGCGTACGACGAGCTCCGCCTCGGGGGCTTCCCGCGTGGCCTGCTCCCAGCCAACACGCGTGCCTACATGCTTGACGCCAGCTCCGGTGACTTCGCCGTCGACCTCCGCTCCAGCTGCCGCATCGTGCTACCCATGGGGAGCTACCTCGCCACCTTCAGTGACCGCCTCATGGGCTGCCTCGGCGACCGCCGCATTCAGGCCTCGATGGCATCCGCGTTAGGGACTTCTTCCGCTGGTGGTCCATCACGGGCACTGCGCGACCTCCTTTCACTCTGTGGCATCGAGCTCcttgccggcgtcgagctccacaaCGACGAGCTACATTCGTCCAAGCAACAAGGTGACATTGCGCTgaaaatgcatgttgcaagtgtatgtctaagtgtttcagttatttcagaggtatgttgcaagagttttgttggtgcagaaagtgactaactagtaaatatttgtagttttgctgtacgttgtgatcggaggtggtctagtactcaatgacactggatttatactggttcaggcaacgtgccctacgtccagtcagggtcgattggtgactttatttccaagcccaggtgctcgaagtctgtagtggggttacaaacgagagagagagagacagggtgtctggtcggtccggtcggaagggccgagatcgataGGAGCtttgctatgaacgaagtgtcctagcgtgtgcttgaggggttgcgagCTATTGATCTAATGagcctgaacttgaagaagttgacttgggttcaccgtctgtgtttggagggagcacatccccttttatagaaggggatggctttacaagtgaaagggagagagagtacggacgtttctaagccttgttgcccacaccgacaGGGATGGAACAATGGTGGGCGctcgcaatactgttgatgtcgctgcagaatgtcaggtacatgtgggaggttgagctgttttcttcaagactggaggacgtcggtacctgtaaaaatgttgtctcgccgactggaggcatggtTGTACCACGTTTtacctggtacggtgaattccggcgcccacaatactattggtgcccagaggcacatgggggtcttaccgtacgggtgttttgaccggcgcctataatactgtagaggtaaatgtcggcgcctacaatattgttcatGGCAGGGCGGTTGTAAAGTGCTGCTCCGCATGGTATGGTCtctggtgccgtggtttgacttgtgagccccgtcttgccttccttcgtacgccttctAGTTCTTtctgagcgggcatccccggtcggatggtccctagtcggttctggcgcgccagtcggagagtAGTGATGGGCAGGGTTCTTTATGAACCCTGGttggagacacggggtcggagttggaggcggtcctcgggtcaggctttccgagtggaggtcgtgcgaaggcagccggggcctgacgctggcgctccgatcggagaggccattcggagttggcctgagcctaagCTAGCGCTCTAGTCGAAAAGATGgaccgaaggcggccagggcctgaagcgagtgctccggtctgttgaatttagactctcAGGCCAGTCCAGAAGAAAAGAAGGCCAtcctcctaggccgagccctggcgtggaagccggtccccgagggaccctgggtttatgaacccgataggagcccccgagcccctgggcgattcgggcagaatcgtctgggggatttttgtcttgccggcgggtgcgcgtgagcacacccacgggtgtagcccctgagcccccgggcggttcatgccgaACCGGTTGGGGGTGCTTCTGAGTTTGTCAACGGGGGATGTTTTTCTATTTGtcgatgggtgcgcgcgagcgcacccgcgggtgtagcccccaagccccaggCGGTTCAGGGCGAACCGGCTGGGGGTGTTTGTCTCAGTAGGCCTATAtgcgtgttttttagtttgagatggaattttgtttaaccacggtGTCGTTGCGctccgtgggatcgggtgagtcggagtcatgaacgaaccctggcatcggtgcgcgctgTGGGTGGAGATAGCTCGGTTCGGTTgtgtcagagctcactgatcttttagcgtcgatgcgtgccgcgggatcgggtgaggcggagtttgcgaatggacccaggcgtcggtgcacgccatggattgagagagttagtttagttagttcaggaagccgttacgcgagtttaggagtcgcggtctcAGGAGCCGTAGCCAGATGCCGCCGATCCTATCGACGCAAGTTTAGaagtcgtggtcccaagagccatagccggatgtcgcctatcccgtcgacgcaagtttaggagtcgtggtcccaagagccgtagtcggatgtcgcctatcccgtcgatgcgagtttaggagtcgcggtcccaagagccgtagccggatgtcgccgatccagtcgacgcgagtttggagtcacggtcccttggcatttgagccctcgagccatgttgggccttcgtgggggttggTGTGAGTCGTTTTGTGCTACCCCATccagttcctcacaaccggaggggctgagtttcatcgcctgtcccgatcgctcaggctcgaagactagctcggtgagctcgctaacgggtgtgatcgagcggaattcgggtccgtcgttcgtgacgaggtcggcatagccctattgtggcattccacaactcctttacctgcagtccgacagatgcctaggttgttccagagaccgacccaggtggcctaatggcctcccctcgatggagattctgtgggcttatcgagaggttcaggatcgaacaagaaggttgagatgacccgatttgccagaccgggcgaaggccgcacggtgctcatctacagttttctcccctggctctgtttcggttgctcatatcgaatgaggcaagccgccgctccgtggcgcaacacggagcgttctggtgcatttcgctacacgtgcgatgcttagttcccgagcccccgggtggttcatgCCCTAATCGTCcgaggggttcaggcgtatgatagtggttggtcgtgcggtagtggtgggccatgtcccaGTCACGTCCCACCTAATCTGGAGCCGTTTCATCGCGCTGGGCACGTCTCGTCGGTCAGGGggcgtcccatctgcattaaatggaaaaagagagagaaagttTCTCGCCCAGCCACTTCGCCTTCCTGATTGGCACGTCCTTTCCTAACCGTTGCTCCCCCTCCTTTAAGTAcgagagaagagagagggtgttTGCCTCGTTCTTTTACCTGTTCGTCGCCTGCTGCCGCCACCTTTCTTTTTCCTCTTCGTCGAGAGCGTCCCGGAGAGCtacggaggtttctaggaaaggaaggggg
Above is a genomic segment from Miscanthus floridulus cultivar M001 chromosome 3, ASM1932011v1, whole genome shotgun sequence containing:
- the LOC136545203 gene encoding uncharacterized protein, giving the protein MQRSNAPSSVCATITFEEALRREMEYRKWVERTHPHLLVGICGAPEMQRDASTGSVPDVIKRKLAPETSVPPQQSSFSCVTGQKQPQNWYPSKKKVKVPHLPSQILQCPRPNVVPSFWCKICKVDCVTEFNFGAHIGGKKHKAKKLEILGKRNAGTPSSQCAAGNRNPVQNGHAVSGNRNNELNVASSITAGPNCDLSSESRTNGTEES